GTGGCGCTCTGTCCCAACCCCAACCTCGTCGGGCTTTACCAGCGGCCCTATGCAGTACAAGCGCGGTGTTGGCCGTCCGGGGGTGCAGAGGCCGGAGACGATGGCGTCGGCGGCACGCGGCTCCAAGGAGCGGCAGCTGTTGACAATAATGCCCTGTGAGTTGCAGAGCTGGTGGGGCACGTCCCTGAACAACTTGGTGCTCACGCTGTTGCGATCGAGAGTGAAGGCCGGGAGGTGATCTGCCGGTATGGGTGGCAGCCCTGGGGCGTGCACAAGGTCGCCGCCGAGGTCTCGGAAGCTCAGAGTGGTGTGCTCATCCATGACTGGCTGGCAGAGACCAAAGGCGACGACGGAGATGCAAGTggtgaggaagaagtaggtcgggaTGCCGAGTTCCGCGCCCACCTCGAGGGCACTGGCGCAGAAGAAGTCGATGACGAGAGCAGCCGGAGAGGCGGAGCGGAGGAAGTCACGAAGGTCCGGGAGGGAGGCGCGCGCGAGCCCGAAAACCTTGGCCTCGAAACTATCGGCGTTGGCGGGTGGAAGCACGGGCGATGGGAGGCAGTGGAAGGACAGCGACGGGTTGGCCGCCCTGATGTTTGTGAGGCCGTCGGCGTCCCCGACGGCGCTGAGGACGACGGTGACCTCCAGGCCCTGCGCCACTAGTAGCTTGCCAAACTCCACGGTGGGGAACAAGTGGCCTGCCATCCCCGGCGGGGCGTAGATGACAACCAGCTTCGTCTCTGCATTATTGTTGCCCAGGCTACTGCTAGTAGGACTAGTAGTAGTATGGTTTTGGACTGTAATCGTCATTCTCGGAAgtgggcgagaagacgaaggaAAGGCTCTCTCGTCTCGTCTAATGAACTAACGTGGTATATATTtatcagttttgctagaactcatttagatgagatttaatttggtctcattcaccttttatagccattggatgtggtgctataagatgcgtgtgtgctaacGTGGATTGTATCCGTTCTTGTTTTCCAGGTGGATAAGACCAAATTacgtctcatctagatgagttctaggtactccctatATTTATACACGCAGGCTGGCTGCATGTCGACGAAGTTTGGCCAGCCGTAAACAAATAATATCGGAAATGGATACGAAACGGATACGAAGCGGGCACGAAAATGAAAGTGGGTGTTGACCGGAACTTAAAAACTCCTTGGACCATAGAGAAAACCCAAGCAAACTAACAAACGTAATTAATTGAACACGGCTAGAAAATAATATGATCAGGTTAACGACTTAGCGTAGTATTGTGTTAGCATTGGACAATTACGTCCGGTCTAGTTGACTACATGTATGGTCGTAGAAGTTGGCCCTCACATGGGTCATTATGCTTATTGTGTATCATTGTTTGTTGTTTGGTGGTTAGGCTACAAAGCAGCCATAGGCCCATAGTAATAATGAAATTCCATATTTGTGGAAATGGAAAAGTTTCATTTTCATGCTTGTTTTGCCGGGAAATGTCGTtccgttttttttcgtttccacgTAAAAAAATTCGTTTCCATTTTCATTTTGTAAATTTTCTTTTCCATTTCCGTATTTCCTCTCCGTATTAGTTTTTCCTCCAAAAAAGCGAAAAAATTGACTCCGTTTTCATCCCTAGATGTAACCACTACTGGAGGTGGTTGTACCATGCAAACATGTAGATCAATCTTGACACGACACCTACCAACAGGCTGCGACTCAATTATTCGTGCAGGTTGTAGAACTATTGCCAACAGTCTAGACAGTGGGCTGTCATAATTTTGTTAGTGACATTCTACCTTAGGCATACATGATCACTAGTCATGGGCAGCAACGTGCCAAAGGCTAGCGTGCGTAAGGTCATGGTGTGCATTGTATACCTGATATATCCTTGACTTGACAGTGTGAAGTAATGGCAATAATTTGGCAGGTGGAGTGGTTACATTTGTATCGATATATTATTTCAAAAAGAGGAAGGTACTATCGGCCTCTGATTCGAGTGATACACACAGACTGTCACTAATCACTTTTTGCAGCCGAAAAAGGTCACCATCCGGTAGAAACTAGGAACAGGCTTTGCTGAGTTACAACTTACAAGCACTTTGACAGCCGAAAAAAGTCACCATCCGGTAGAAAGAAAGAAGGAAATCACAATATCACACTATTGTTGCCACGTCAATCTGACAATCAGTCATCTAGTTAAACTTAAGATCCACGAAAGCCAAAGAGGCGAGAAGATGCATGTTGGTGCAGAAACAACAATAATGTCGATTCCCTTCTGATACTTTCCACAAAATAGCAACAATATGAGCTACTTTATCATTCATGCGTGTGTTAATGGACAAGCTCCTTTCTCTTCTTGGCCATTGCTTTTTTGAGATTTGACGTCCAACAAAGTTGCAAGGACAGTGCCACTCAAGTGGGAAGAACCTTAGCAGATATTCTGTCATTTCGATGTACAAAGCCGATTGTGACATGAAATAACGCCATATGTTCCTTGTCGGGGTCGACCCTGATGTGTTGATGGCGATAAATCCACCTAATCGCCTGCCCTTGGTAATAGCCGGTTCACAAAACTAACGCAGATGGTTATACAGTGCACACCACCAACGATCCTCGCTGGTTCCTAAAAGATCCTACGCCAATAATGAAAGTCTAAATCAAAATAATATCGAAGGAGGAGTAGAGTGCAATGCAAGCGTAGTTAGGCTGGTCACTGTGGAATTATCATATGAAGCATCATGCATGCCAAATAAGCAGTTTAGATGAGCTGACATAAAATTAATAAATGAAGAAAGATAGGATTAAGGTTGGT
The window above is part of the Triticum aestivum cultivar Chinese Spring chromosome 2A, IWGSC CS RefSeq v2.1, whole genome shotgun sequence genome. Proteins encoded here:
- the LOC123186766 gene encoding anthocyanidin 5,3-O-glucosyltransferase, coding for MTITVQNHTTTSPTSSSLGNNNAETKLVVIYAPPGMAGHLFPTVEFGKLLVAQGLEVTVVLSAVGDADGLTNIRAANPSLSFHCLPSPVLPPANADSFEAKVFGLARASLPDLRDFLRSASPAALVIDFFCASALEVGAELGIPTYFFLTTCISVVAFGLCQPVMDEHTTLSFRDLGGDLVHAPGLPPIPADHLPAFTLDRNSVSTKLFRDVPHQLCNSQGIIVNSCRSLEPRAADAIVSGLCTPGRPTPRLYCIGPLVKPDEVGVGTERHAHECLSWLDAQPKASVVFLCFGSSGRFSAEQVKQTAAGLETSGQRFLWVVRRLATGVEHNQSAVDELDLDTLFPTGFLHRTKERGLVVMSWAPQREVLAHGAVGGFVTHCGWNSVLEAVMAGVPMLAWPLYAEQRMNKVFLVDGMQLAVAMEGYDKPMVEAQEVAAKVRWLIESDGGRELRQRTHAAMRVAKEALGNAGESTRALVQLARKWKNADQDGTCGIID